A single region of the Mustela lutreola isolate mMusLut2 chromosome 2, mMusLut2.pri, whole genome shotgun sequence genome encodes:
- the CCR8 gene encoding C-C chemokine receptor type 8 encodes MDYTLEPNVTTVTDYYYPDTMSSPCDGELIQRDSKLLLAVFYCVLFVFGLLGNILVILVLVACKKLRSITDVYLLNLVLSDLLFVFSFPFQTHYQLDQWVFGTVMCKVVSGFYYIGFFSSMFFITLMSVDRYLAIVHAVYAMKVRTARMGTALSLAVWLIAIMATSPLLVVYQVASEDGILQCYSSYNQQTLKWKIFIHFEMNILGLLIPFTILMFCYISILHQLKSCQNHNKTKAIKLVLIVVIASLLFWVPFNVVLFLTSLLNMNILDGCVLSQRLIYATHVTETISFTHCCVNPVIYAFMGEKFKKHLSEIFQKISNYGLLFVGRQIPREGWERPPSSCQHPSRSSSTDYIL; translated from the coding sequence ATGGATTATACGCTGGAGCCCAATGTGACGACGGTAACCGACTACTACTATCCTGATACCATGTCAAGCCCCTGTGATGGGGAACTTATCCAAAGAGACAGCAAGTTGCTTCTTGCTGTCTTTTACTGTGTCTTGTTTGTATTTGGTCTTCTGGGAAACATCCTGGTCATCCTTGTCCTTGTAGCCTGCAAGAAGCTGAGGAGCATCACCGACGTATACCTCTTGAACCTGGTCCTTTCTGACTTGCTTTttgtcttctccttccccttccagaCCCACTATCAGCTGGACCAGTGGGTGTTTGGAACTGTAATGTGCAAGGTGGTCTCTGGTTTTTATTACATTGGCTTCTTCAGCAGCATGTTTTTTATAACCCTCATGAGTGTGGACAGGTACCTGGCAATTGTCCATGCAGTCTATGCCATGAAAGTGAGGACAGCCAGGATGGGCACAGCCCTGAGTCTGGCTGTGTGGCTGATTGCTATCATGGCCACCAGCCCATTACTAGTGGTGTATCAAGTGGCCTCTGAAGATGGCATTCTACAGTGTTATTCATCTTACAATCAACAGACTCTGAAGTGGAAGATCTTCATCCACTTTGAAATGAATATCTTAGGTCTGTTGATCCCATTCACCATCCTTATGTTCTGCTACATTAGCATTCTGCACCAGCTGAAGAGCTGCCAAAATCACAACAAGACCAAGGCCATCAAATTGGTGCTCATTGTGGTGATCGCATCTTTACTCTTCTGGGTCCCATTCAATGTGGTCCTCTTCCTCACTTCTCTGCTCAACATGAACATCTTGGATGGATGTGTCCTGAGCCAGCGACTGATTTATGCCACTCATGTCACAGAAACCATTTCCTTCACTCACTGCTGTGTGAACCCTGTGATCTATGCTTTCATGGGTGAGAAATTCAAGAAACACCTCTCAGAAATATTCCAAAAGATTTCCAATTATGGCCTCCTCTTTGTAGGAAGACAAATACCTAGGGAGGGCTGGGAAAGACCTCCCTCCTCCTGTCAGCACCCCTCCCGCTCCTCCAGCACAGACTACATTTtgtga